In the Streptomyces sp. cg36 genome, one interval contains:
- the mshD gene encoding mycothiol synthase — protein MTTDPAAPGPSGREIQTLDELTHPQAQEVLALLAEAARTDGQQAVSEQGRLQLRGGRRPGIRHFLLTVATAEGAQLIGYAQLEDTDPVEAPAAELVIHPAHRGRGHGRALGSALLGASGKRLRVWAHGGHSAARHLAQVLGLTLFRELRQMRRPLSLSDIAEPVYPEGVRVRTFVPGEDDAAWLAVNAAAFAHHPEQGGLTQRDLDDREAEPWFDPKGFFLAERDGRIVGFHWTKVHAEERIGEVYVVGIAPDAQGGGLGKALTATGLRHLAAEGLPTAMLYVDADNTAAVTVYERLGFTIHEVDLMYRTES, from the coding sequence ATGACGACTGACCCCGCCGCCCCCGGCCCCTCCGGACGTGAGATCCAGACGCTCGACGAGCTGACCCATCCGCAGGCCCAGGAGGTGCTCGCGCTGCTCGCCGAGGCCGCCCGGACCGACGGACAGCAGGCCGTGTCCGAGCAGGGCCGGCTCCAGCTGCGGGGCGGGCGGCGGCCCGGCATCCGCCACTTCCTCCTCACGGTCGCCACCGCCGAGGGCGCCCAACTGATCGGGTACGCGCAGCTGGAGGACACCGACCCGGTCGAGGCGCCGGCCGCCGAGCTCGTCATCCACCCCGCCCACCGCGGCCGGGGCCACGGCCGGGCGCTCGGCTCGGCGCTGCTGGGCGCCTCCGGCAAGCGGCTGCGGGTGTGGGCGCACGGCGGCCACTCGGCGGCCCGCCACCTCGCGCAGGTCCTCGGGCTCACGCTCTTCCGCGAACTGCGCCAGATGCGGCGGCCGTTGAGCCTGTCGGACATCGCCGAGCCGGTGTACCCGGAGGGCGTGCGGGTGCGGACGTTCGTGCCCGGCGAGGACGACGCGGCCTGGCTCGCGGTGAACGCGGCGGCCTTCGCGCACCACCCCGAGCAGGGCGGGCTCACCCAGCGCGACCTCGACGACCGCGAGGCCGAGCCGTGGTTCGACCCCAAGGGCTTCTTCCTGGCCGAGCGGGACGGCCGGATCGTGGGCTTCCACTGGACGAAGGTGCACGCCGAGGAGAGGATCGGCGAGGTGTACGTGGTGGGCATCGCCCCGGACGCGCAGGGCGGCGGCCTCGGCAAGGCGCTCACCGCGACGGGGCTGCGCCACCTCGCGGCCGAGGGGCTGCCGACCGCGATGCTGTACGTGGACGCCGACAACACGGCGGCCGTGACGGTGTACGAGCGGCTCGGGTTCACGATCCACGAAGTGGATCTGATGTACCGCACGGAGTCCTGA
- a CDS encoding RNA degradosome polyphosphate kinase: protein MSQQPSAEVHLQPASQPSVGSIAAHRPHTLAAAVSDLEPDIDADLDAYEGYERDGQGADGADELPSGRFLDRERSWLAFNERVLELAEDPATPLLERANFLAIFASNLDEFFMVRVAGLKRRIATGVATRSASGLQPREVLDLIWTRSRELMARHAACYQQDVAPALADENIHLIRWPDLTDKEQARLFTLFRQQIFPVLTPLAVDPAHPFPYISGLSLNLAVVVRNPVSGHRHFARVKVPPLLSRFLEASPQRYVPLEDVIAAHLEELFPGMEVLAHHMFRVTRNEDLEVEEDDAENLLQALEKELMRRRFGPPVRLEVEESIDPYVLDLLVRELKVGDAEVYPLPGPLDLTGLFGIAALDRPELKFPKFVAGTHRDLAEVESASAPDIFAALRERDVLLHHPYDSFSTSVQAFLEQAAADPDVLAIKQTLYRTSGDSPIVDALIDAAESGKQVLVLVEIKARFDEQANIKWARKLEESGCHVVYGLVGLKTHCKLSLVVRQEGETLRRYSHVGTGNYHPKTARLYEDLGLLTADPQVGADLSDLFNRLSGYSRRETYRRLLVAPKSLRDGLVSRINKETAHHRAGRPAYVRIKVNSMVDEAVIDACYRASQAGVPVDIWVRGICAVRPGVAGLSENIRVRSILGRFLEHSRVFAFGNGGEPEVWLGSADMMHRNLDRRIEALVRVTDPAHRAALTRLLETGMSDSSSSWHLGPDGEWTRRSVDADGQPLRHVQEMLIDARRRRRATP, encoded by the coding sequence ATGAGCCAGCAGCCCAGCGCCGAGGTCCACCTCCAGCCCGCCTCCCAGCCCTCCGTCGGCTCCATAGCCGCGCACCGGCCGCACACCCTGGCGGCAGCCGTCTCCGACCTGGAGCCGGACATCGACGCGGATCTGGACGCGTACGAGGGCTACGAACGCGACGGACAGGGGGCCGACGGCGCCGACGAGCTGCCCTCCGGGCGCTTCCTGGACCGCGAGCGCAGCTGGCTCGCGTTCAACGAGCGCGTCCTGGAGCTGGCCGAGGACCCGGCCACCCCGCTCCTCGAACGGGCTAACTTCCTGGCCATCTTCGCCTCCAACCTGGACGAGTTCTTCATGGTCCGGGTGGCGGGCCTGAAGCGGCGCATCGCCACCGGCGTGGCCACCCGGTCCGCCTCCGGGCTCCAGCCCCGCGAGGTCCTGGACCTGATCTGGACCCGCTCGCGCGAGCTCATGGCCCGGCACGCCGCCTGCTACCAGCAGGACGTGGCCCCGGCGCTGGCCGACGAGAACATCCATCTGATCCGCTGGCCCGACCTGACCGACAAGGAGCAGGCGCGGCTCTTCACGCTCTTCCGCCAGCAGATCTTCCCGGTGCTGACCCCGCTGGCCGTGGACCCCGCGCACCCCTTCCCGTACATCTCGGGGCTCTCGCTCAACCTCGCGGTCGTGGTGCGCAACCCGGTCAGCGGGCACCGGCACTTCGCCCGGGTCAAGGTGCCGCCGCTGCTCTCGCGGTTCCTGGAGGCGTCCCCGCAGCGCTATGTGCCGCTCGAGGACGTCATCGCCGCCCACCTGGAAGAGCTCTTCCCGGGCATGGAGGTGCTGGCCCACCACATGTTCCGGGTGACCCGGAACGAGGACCTCGAAGTCGAGGAGGACGACGCCGAGAACCTGCTCCAGGCGCTGGAGAAGGAGCTCATGCGGCGCCGCTTCGGGCCGCCGGTGCGGCTGGAGGTCGAGGAGTCGATCGACCCGTACGTACTGGACCTGCTGGTGCGCGAGCTGAAGGTCGGCGACGCCGAGGTGTATCCGCTGCCCGGCCCGCTGGACCTCACCGGTCTCTTCGGCATCGCCGCCCTCGACCGCCCCGAGCTGAAGTTCCCGAAGTTCGTGGCCGGAACCCATCGGGACCTCGCGGAGGTCGAGTCGGCCTCCGCGCCGGACATCTTCGCCGCGCTGCGCGAGCGGGACGTGCTGCTGCACCACCCCTACGACTCGTTCTCCACCTCGGTCCAGGCGTTCCTGGAGCAGGCGGCGGCCGACCCCGACGTGCTCGCCATCAAGCAGACGCTCTACCGGACCTCGGGCGACTCGCCGATCGTCGACGCGCTGATAGACGCCGCCGAGTCCGGCAAGCAGGTGCTGGTGCTGGTCGAGATCAAGGCGCGCTTCGACGAGCAGGCCAACATCAAGTGGGCCCGCAAGCTGGAGGAGTCGGGCTGCCACGTGGTCTACGGGCTGGTCGGGCTGAAGACGCACTGCAAGCTGTCGCTGGTGGTGCGCCAGGAGGGCGAGACCCTGCGGCGCTACTCGCACGTGGGCACCGGCAACTACCACCCCAAGACCGCCCGCCTCTACGAGGACCTGGGGCTGCTCACCGCGGACCCGCAGGTCGGCGCGGACCTGTCCGACCTGTTCAACCGGCTCTCCGGCTATTCGCGCCGCGAGACCTACCGCCGTCTGCTGGTCGCGCCCAAGTCGCTCCGGGACGGGCTGGTCTCCCGCATCAACAAGGAGACCGCCCACCACCGCGCCGGGCGGCCCGCCTACGTCCGCATCAAGGTCAACTCGATGGTGGACGAGGCCGTCATCGACGCCTGCTACCGGGCGTCGCAGGCGGGGGTACCGGTCGACATCTGGGTGCGCGGCATCTGCGCGGTGCGCCCCGGGGTGGCCGGGCTCTCCGAGAACATCCGGGTGCGCTCGATACTCGGGCGCTTCCTGGAGCACTCCCGGGTCTTCGCCTTCGGCAACGGCGGCGAGCCCGAGGTCTGGCTGGGCAGCGCCGACATGATGCACCGCAACCTCGACCGCCGTATCGAGGCTCTGGTCCGGGTCACCGACCCGGCCCACCGCGCGGCTCTCACCCGGCTCCTGGAGACCGGAATGTCGGACAGCTCCTCCTCCTGGCACCTGGGCCCGGACGGGGAGTGGACCCGGCGTTCGGTCGACGCCGACGGGCAGCCGCTGCGACACGTACAGGAGATGCTGATAGACGCCCGGAGGCGCCGGCGTGCTACGCCCTGA
- a CDS encoding CHAD domain-containing protein codes for MLRPEKSPGPETAGDVLSPYLHAQAGEFLRSLRLHREAGPDNDGAEEAARALRRAARRIGATLHTFRPLLDPAWADPLRTELAWLSGTLAGEHACAARLARLLDGLQRLSGSPQVPPPRGESAGALTVGAARAGALLDRQLTLARTRAHSAALQALGSARFHAVADAVALLASEVPLSSSAAAYAVEVLPSAALSAEQRLADAVAALPLARAAHPYNAEALVQSGEAQDAPWHQVRLLLRLHRYAQEVLRGGAAHEDGDRLLRAGQALDRHRDASEAAAAAASAARTPRIAPPTAYALGVLHADQRHEVEAARFAFQRIWQPALALPAVTAP; via the coding sequence GTGCTACGCCCTGAGAAATCCCCGGGACCGGAGACCGCCGGGGACGTCCTGTCCCCCTATCTCCACGCGCAGGCGGGGGAATTCCTGCGCAGCCTCCGCCTCCACCGCGAGGCGGGGCCCGACAACGACGGCGCGGAGGAGGCCGCGCGGGCGCTGCGGCGCGCCGCGCGCCGCATCGGCGCCACCCTGCACACGTTCCGCCCGCTGCTCGACCCGGCCTGGGCCGATCCGCTCCGTACGGAGCTGGCCTGGCTCTCGGGCACGCTGGCCGGGGAGCACGCCTGCGCGGCGCGGCTGGCCCGGCTGCTCGACGGCCTCCAGCGGCTCTCCGGCAGCCCGCAGGTCCCGCCGCCGCGCGGCGAGTCGGCGGGCGCGCTGACGGTGGGCGCGGCACGGGCGGGGGCGCTCCTGGACCGCCAGCTGACCCTGGCCCGGACCCGGGCGCACTCGGCGGCCCTCCAGGCGCTGGGCTCGGCCCGGTTCCACGCTGTGGCTGACGCGGTGGCGCTGCTGGCCAGCGAAGTGCCGCTGTCCAGCTCGGCGGCGGCGTACGCGGTGGAGGTGCTGCCGTCCGCGGCCCTCTCGGCCGAGCAGCGGCTCGCCGACGCGGTGGCCGCGCTGCCGCTGGCCCGGGCCGCCCATCCGTACAACGCGGAGGCGCTCGTCCAGTCCGGCGAGGCGCAGGACGCCCCCTGGCACCAGGTGCGGCTGCTGCTGCGGCTGCACCGGTACGCCCAGGAGGTGCTGCGGGGCGGCGCCGCGCACGAGGACGGGGACCGGCTGCTGCGGGCCGGGCAGGCCCTCGACCGGCACCGCGACGCCTCGGAGGCCGCGGCTGCCGCCGCCTCGGCCGCCCGCACCCCGCGCATCGCCCCGCCGACCGCGTACGCGCTGGGGGTGCTCCACGCCGACCAGCGCCACGAGGTGGAGGCGGCCCGGTTCGCCTTCCAGCGCATCTGGCAGCCGGCCCTGGCCCTGCCGGCGGTGACCGCGCCGTGA
- a CDS encoding NUDIX hydrolase encodes MNRGRATVLAAGCVLWRRSPWGDGGLEVCLVHRPKYDDWSHPKGKLKRGEEPLAGAVREVLEETGHHCVPGARLPSAHYVDAQGRPKVVDYWAAEAAEGRFEPCDEVDRLLWLPPAAARHRLTQPRDRQLLDALLDALHSA; translated from the coding sequence GTGAACCGCGGGCGGGCGACCGTGCTGGCGGCCGGGTGCGTGCTGTGGCGCCGCTCGCCGTGGGGCGACGGCGGGCTGGAGGTCTGCCTGGTGCACCGCCCCAAGTACGACGACTGGTCGCACCCCAAGGGCAAGCTCAAGCGGGGCGAGGAGCCGCTTGCGGGGGCGGTGCGGGAGGTCCTGGAGGAGACCGGGCACCACTGCGTGCCCGGCGCCCGGCTGCCCTCCGCGCACTACGTGGACGCGCAGGGCCGCCCCAAGGTCGTCGACTACTGGGCCGCCGAGGCGGCCGAGGGGCGGTTCGAGCCCTGCGACGAGGTCGACCGGCTGCTGTGGCTGCCCCCGGCGGCGGCCCGCCACCGGCTCACCCAGCCGCGCGACCGCCAGCTGCTCGACGCGCTCCTGGACGCGCTGCACTCCGCGTAG
- the pstS gene encoding phosphate ABC transporter substrate-binding protein PstS: protein MKLQRKNRLRATALGVIAVSSALALTACGSDDNDKGANTGGTGGKTSAASNIKCDGAKGQLLASGSSAQKNAMDLWVKNYMAACKGVEINYKSSSSGEGIIGFNTSQVGFAGSDSPLKPEEVANSKKVCTGGQGINLPMVGGPIAIGYHLEGVDSLVLDAPTIAKIFNGKIKNWNDEAIAKLNSGAKLPDKAIQAFHRSQDSGTTQNLGKYLGATAKADWPYAAEKKWPAPGGQAAAGSSDVAAQVKQTDGAIGYFELSYATAQSIKTVDINTGAAAPVKATSENASKAIAAAKIKGTGKDLALGLDYTTKADGAYPLVLVTYEIACDKGNKADTLGTVKSFLTYTASDEGQKILTDAGYAPIPAEINAKVRETVAGLQ from the coding sequence GTGAAGCTTCAGCGCAAGAACCGGCTCCGCGCCACCGCTCTCGGCGTCATCGCCGTGTCCAGCGCCCTGGCCCTCACGGCGTGCGGCAGCGACGACAACGACAAGGGTGCGAACACCGGCGGCACCGGTGGCAAGACGAGCGCCGCGTCCAACATCAAGTGTGACGGCGCCAAGGGCCAGCTGCTCGCCTCCGGCTCCTCCGCGCAGAAGAACGCCATGGACCTCTGGGTCAAGAACTACATGGCGGCCTGCAAGGGCGTCGAGATCAACTACAAGTCCTCGTCGTCCGGTGAGGGCATCATCGGCTTCAACACCTCGCAGGTCGGCTTCGCCGGTTCCGACTCCCCGCTGAAGCCGGAGGAGGTCGCCAACTCCAAGAAGGTCTGCACCGGCGGCCAGGGCATCAACCTCCCGATGGTCGGCGGCCCGATCGCGATCGGCTACCACCTGGAGGGCGTGGACAGCCTGGTCCTGGACGCCCCGACGATCGCCAAGATCTTCAACGGCAAGATCAAGAACTGGAACGACGAGGCCATCGCCAAGCTGAACTCGGGCGCCAAGCTCCCGGACAAGGCGATCCAGGCGTTCCACCGCTCGCAGGACTCCGGCACCACCCAGAACCTCGGCAAGTACCTCGGCGCCACCGCGAAGGCCGACTGGCCGTACGCCGCCGAGAAGAAGTGGCCGGCCCCGGGCGGCCAGGCCGCCGCCGGGTCCTCGGACGTCGCCGCGCAGGTCAAGCAGACCGATGGCGCGATCGGCTACTTCGAGCTCTCCTACGCCACCGCGCAGTCCATCAAGACCGTGGACATCAACACGGGCGCCGCCGCCCCGGTCAAGGCCACCTCGGAGAACGCCTCCAAGGCGATCGCCGCCGCCAAGATCAAGGGCACCGGCAAGGACCTGGCCCTCGGCCTGGACTACACCACCAAGGCCGACGGCGCCTACCCGCTGGTCCTGGTCACGTACGAGATCGCCTGCGACAAGGGCAACAAGGCCGACACCCTCGGCACGGTCAAGTCCTTCCTGACCTACACCGCCAGCGACGAGGGCCAGAAGATCCTGACGGACGCCGGCTACGCGCCGATCCCCGCCGAGATCAACGCCAAGGTCCGCGAGACCGTCGCCGGTCTCCAGTAA
- the pstC gene encoding phosphate ABC transporter permease subunit PstC — protein sequence MASITTNTPPPPAAPAVRRKSTGRAGDKIFLGLSRGSGIFLLVLMASIAVFLSVRAGMALSKDEGNFLTTFDWNPAGEKPVFGIAVLLFGTVVSSIIAMVIAVPIAVGIALFISHYAPRKLAAPLAYVVDLLAAIPSIIYGIWGALILVPYLEGLNSWLDEYLGWTYVFEKTEVGVARSLFTVGILLAIMILPIVTSVSREVFLQVPRMNEEAALALGATRWEVIRMSVLPFGRSGIISASMLGLGRALGETMAVATVLSPSYLISLHILNPGGGTFAQNIAAKFDEANELGRDALIASGLVLFVLTLLVNGAARLIIARRKEYSGANA from the coding sequence ATGGCTTCCATAACCACGAACACCCCGCCACCACCAGCGGCCCCCGCCGTGCGCCGCAAGTCCACCGGACGCGCCGGCGACAAGATCTTCCTCGGCCTCTCCCGGGGATCCGGCATCTTCCTGCTCGTCCTGATGGCGTCGATCGCCGTCTTCCTGAGCGTCCGCGCGGGCATGGCCCTCTCGAAGGACGAGGGCAACTTCCTCACCACCTTCGACTGGAACCCCGCCGGTGAGAAGCCGGTCTTCGGCATCGCCGTCCTGCTCTTCGGCACGGTCGTCAGCTCGATCATCGCGATGGTCATCGCGGTTCCGATCGCTGTCGGCATCGCCCTGTTCATCTCGCACTACGCGCCGCGCAAGCTGGCCGCGCCCCTCGCGTACGTGGTGGACCTGCTCGCCGCGATCCCCTCGATCATCTACGGCATCTGGGGCGCCCTGATCCTCGTGCCGTACCTGGAGGGCCTGAACTCCTGGCTCGACGAGTACCTCGGCTGGACCTACGTCTTCGAGAAGACCGAGGTCGGCGTCGCCCGCTCCCTCTTCACCGTCGGCATCCTGCTCGCCATCATGATCCTGCCGATCGTGACCAGCGTGAGCCGCGAGGTCTTCCTCCAGGTCCCGCGGATGAACGAGGAGGCCGCGCTGGCGCTCGGCGCCACCCGCTGGGAGGTCATCCGGATGTCGGTGCTGCCCTTCGGCCGCTCCGGCATCATCTCCGCCTCCATGCTGGGCCTGGGCCGCGCGCTCGGCGAGACGATGGCCGTCGCCACCGTCCTCTCCCCCAGCTATCTGATCTCGCTGCACATCCTGAACCCGGGTGGCGGCACCTTCGCCCAGAACATCGCGGCGAAGTTCGACGAGGCCAATGAGCTCGGCCGGGACGCCCTGATCGCCTCCGGCCTGGTGCTCTTCGTCCTCACCCTGCTGGTCAACGGCGCGGCCCGCCTGATCATCGCGCGCCGCAAGGAGTACTCGGGGGCGAACGCCTGA
- the pstA gene encoding phosphate ABC transporter permease PstA: MSNAVVQDTRPAPSAPRRNSLSRRGLPRWATAAFGAAGIALGCGIGAVADLSSKVQWGLLSALLFVVISYVATSVVENKRQAKDRVATSLVWVCFILALVPLLSLLWTTVKRGSKALNGDFLTHSMNGVTGFAPGGGVYHALIGTLEQVGIATLISAPIGLLTAVYLVEYGKGALAKAVTFFVDVMTGIPSIVAGLFILTLMLMFELKPSGFMGSLALAILMMPVVVRSTEEMLKLVPNELREASLALGVPKWRTILKVVLPTAIGGITTGVMLAIARIAGETAPIMLLVFGSQLINTNPFDGAQSSLPYYIWEQFRVGSDASYDRAWAAALVLIAFVMILNLVARGIARWKAPKTGR; this comes from the coding sequence ATGTCGAACGCAGTGGTCCAGGACACCCGTCCGGCCCCTTCCGCACCCCGCAGGAACAGCCTGAGCCGCCGCGGCCTGCCCCGCTGGGCCACCGCCGCGTTCGGTGCCGCGGGCATCGCGCTCGGCTGCGGCATCGGCGCCGTCGCCGACCTGTCCAGCAAGGTCCAGTGGGGCCTGCTCTCGGCCCTCCTCTTCGTCGTGATCTCGTACGTGGCCACCTCGGTCGTCGAGAACAAGCGCCAGGCCAAGGACCGCGTCGCCACCAGCCTCGTCTGGGTGTGCTTCATCCTCGCCCTCGTCCCGCTGCTCTCCCTGCTGTGGACCACCGTCAAGCGCGGCAGCAAGGCCCTGAACGGGGACTTCCTGACCCACTCGATGAACGGGGTCACCGGCTTCGCCCCCGGCGGCGGTGTCTACCACGCGCTGATCGGCACCCTGGAGCAGGTCGGCATCGCCACCCTGATCTCCGCGCCCATCGGGCTGCTGACCGCGGTCTACCTGGTGGAGTACGGCAAGGGCGCGCTCGCCAAGGCCGTCACGTTCTTCGTCGACGTGATGACCGGCATCCCCTCCATCGTGGCGGGTCTGTTCATCCTCACGCTGATGCTGATGTTCGAGCTCAAGCCGTCCGGCTTCATGGGCTCGCTGGCGCTGGCGATCCTGATGATGCCCGTGGTGGTCCGCTCCACCGAGGAGATGCTCAAGCTCGTCCCGAACGAGCTGCGCGAGGCGTCCCTGGCCCTCGGCGTGCCGAAGTGGCGCACGATCCTGAAGGTGGTCCTGCCGACCGCGATCGGCGGCATCACCACCGGTGTGATGCTCGCGATCGCCCGCATCGCCGGTGAGACCGCGCCGATCATGCTGCTCGTCTTCGGCAGCCAGCTGATCAACACCAACCCCTTCGACGGCGCCCAGTCCTCGCTCCCCTACTACATCTGGGAGCAGTTCCGGGTCGGCAGCGACGCGTCCTACGACCGCGCGTGGGCCGCCGCCCTGGTGCTGATCGCCTTCGTCATGATCCTCAATCTGGTGGCCCGCGGCATCGCCCGCTGGAAGGCCCCGAAGACCGGCCGCTGA
- the pstB gene encoding phosphate ABC transporter ATP-binding protein PstB: MAKRIDVSGLTAYYGSHKAIEDISMTVEPRSVTAFIGPSGCGKSTFLRTLNRMHEVTPGGRVEGKVLLDDENLYGKDVDPVAVRRTVGMVFQRPNPFPTMSIFDNVAAGLRLNGSYKKSQLSDVVEKSLKGANLWNEVKDRLNKPGSGLSGGQQQRLCIARAIAVEPDVLLMDEPCSALDPISTLAIEDLIGELKERFTIVIVTHNMQQAARVSDRTAFFNLAAVGQPGRLVEIDETERIFSNPSVQATEDYISGRFG, from the coding sequence ATGGCCAAGCGAATCGACGTCAGCGGCCTGACCGCCTACTACGGCTCCCACAAGGCCATCGAGGACATCTCGATGACCGTGGAGCCCCGCTCCGTGACCGCCTTCATCGGCCCCTCCGGCTGCGGCAAGTCCACCTTCCTGCGCACCCTGAACCGGATGCACGAGGTCACCCCCGGTGGCCGCGTCGAGGGCAAGGTGCTCCTGGACGACGAGAACCTGTACGGCAAGGACGTCGACCCGGTCGCCGTCCGCCGTACGGTGGGCATGGTCTTCCAGCGCCCGAACCCGTTCCCCACCATGTCGATCTTCGACAACGTGGCCGCCGGGCTGCGGCTGAACGGCTCGTACAAGAAGAGCCAGCTCTCCGACGTGGTCGAGAAGTCCCTCAAGGGCGCCAACCTCTGGAACGAGGTCAAGGACCGGCTCAACAAGCCCGGCTCGGGCCTGTCCGGCGGTCAGCAGCAGCGGCTCTGCATCGCCCGCGCGATCGCGGTCGAGCCGGACGTCCTGCTGATGGACGAGCCGTGCTCCGCGCTCGACCCGATCTCCACCCTCGCCATCGAGGACCTGATCGGTGAGCTGAAGGAGCGCTTCACGATCGTCATCGTGACGCACAACATGCAGCAGGCCGCGCGGGTCTCCGACCGTACGGCGTTCTTCAACCTGGCGGCCGTCGGCCAGCCGGGGCGGCTCGTCGAGATCGACGAGACCGAGCGGATCTTCTCCAACCCGTCCGTCCAGGCGACCGAGGACTACATCTCCGGTCGCTTCGGATAG
- a CDS encoding anion permease — MDTFALVVTIAVALGFTYTNGFHDSANAIATSVSTRALTPRAALAMAAVMNLAGAFLGSGVAKTVSEGLIATPEGNKGMGILFAALVGAIIWNLVTWYFGLPSSSSHALFGGMVGAALAGGTTVHWNGVLDKIVVPMFVSPIIGLIAGYLVMCAILWMFRKANPHKAKRGFRIAQTVSAAGMALGHGLQDAQKTMGIVVMALVIADVQSAGDEIPIWVKIACAAMLSLGTYAGGWRIMRTLGRKIIELDPPQGFAAETTGASIMFGSAFLFHAPISTTHVITSAIMGVGATKRVNAVRWGVAKNIILGWFITMPAAALVAAGSYYVVRIFFG, encoded by the coding sequence GTGGACACCTTTGCACTGGTCGTGACCATCGCGGTCGCGCTCGGATTCACGTACACGAACGGGTTCCACGACTCCGCGAACGCCATCGCGACCTCCGTCTCGACGCGGGCGCTGACCCCGCGCGCGGCGCTGGCGATGGCGGCCGTCATGAACCTGGCCGGCGCCTTCCTCGGCAGCGGCGTCGCCAAGACCGTCAGCGAAGGTCTGATCGCGACGCCCGAGGGCAACAAGGGGATGGGCATCCTCTTCGCCGCGCTGGTCGGCGCGATCATCTGGAACCTGGTCACCTGGTACTTCGGACTGCCCTCCTCGTCCTCGCACGCCCTGTTCGGCGGCATGGTCGGCGCGGCGCTCGCGGGCGGCACCACCGTCCACTGGAACGGCGTGCTCGACAAGATCGTCGTTCCGATGTTCGTCTCGCCGATCATCGGTCTGATCGCCGGTTATCTGGTGATGTGCGCGATCCTGTGGATGTTCCGCAAGGCCAACCCGCACAAGGCGAAGCGCGGCTTCCGGATCGCCCAGACGGTCTCGGCGGCCGGCATGGCCCTCGGCCACGGCCTCCAGGACGCGCAGAAGACGATGGGCATCGTGGTGATGGCCCTGGTCATCGCGGACGTGCAGTCGGCGGGCGACGAGATCCCGATCTGGGTCAAGATCGCCTGTGCGGCGATGCTGTCGCTGGGTACGTACGCGGGTGGCTGGCGCATCATGCGGACGCTCGGGCGGAAGATCATCGAACTGGATCCGCCGCAGGGGTTCGCGGCGGAGACCACGGGTGCGTCGATCATGTTCGGGTCGGCCTTCCTCTTCCACGCGCCGATCTCGACGACGCATGTCATCACGTCGGCGATCATGGGTGTGGGGGCGACGAAGCGGGTCAACGCCGTGCGGTGGGGTGTTGCCAAGAACATCATTCTTGGCTGGTTCATCACGATGCCTGCGGCTGCGTTGGTGGCGGCGGGCAGCTATTACGTCGTACGAATCTTCTTCGGCTGA
- a CDS encoding DUF47 domain-containing protein, with product MRFRLTPRETSFYDMFAASADNIVTGSKLLMELLGADSASRAEIAERMRAAEHAGDDATHAIFHQLNSSFITPFDREDIYSLASSLDDIMDFMEEAVDLVVLYNVEELPKGVEQQIEVLARAAELTAEAMPNLRTMSNLTEYWIEVNRLENQADQIHRKLLAHLFNGKYDAIEVLKLKQIVDVLEEAADAFEHVANTVETIAVKES from the coding sequence GTGCGCTTTCGTCTGACCCCCAGGGAGACGAGCTTCTACGACATGTTCGCCGCATCCGCGGACAACATCGTCACGGGCTCGAAGCTCCTGATGGAACTGCTCGGAGCGGATTCCGCGTCCCGGGCCGAGATCGCGGAGCGGATGCGGGCAGCGGAGCACGCGGGCGACGACGCGACCCACGCGATCTTCCACCAGCTGAACTCCTCGTTCATCACGCCGTTCGACCGCGAGGACATCTACTCCCTCGCTTCGTCGCTCGACGACATCATGGACTTCATGGAGGAGGCAGTCGACCTCGTCGTCCTCTACAACGTCGAGGAACTGCCGAAGGGCGTCGAGCAGCAGATCGAGGTGCTGGCCCGGGCGGCCGAGCTGACCGCCGAGGCCATGCCCAACCTGCGCACGATGTCCAACCTGACCGAGTACTGGATCGAGGTCAACCGGCTGGAGAACCAGGCGGACCAGATCCACCGCAAGCTGCTCGCCCATCTCTTCAACGGCAAGTACGACGCCATCGAGGTGCTCAAGCTGAAGCAGATCGTGGACGTACTCGAAGAGGCGGCGGACGCCTTCGAGCACGTGGCGAACACGGTGGAGACCATCGCCGTCAAGGAGTCCTGA
- a CDS encoding metal-sensitive transcriptional regulator gives MTTTEPAQPDTVLTDQAHAVHGYHKQKDEHLKRLRRIEGQIRGLQRLVDEDVYCIDILTQVSASTKALQSFALQLLEEHLRHCVADAAVKGGTEIDAKVEEATKAIARLLRT, from the coding sequence ATGACGACCACCGAGCCCGCTCAGCCGGACACCGTCCTCACGGACCAGGCGCACGCCGTGCACGGGTACCACAAGCAGAAGGACGAACACCTCAAGCGGCTGCGCCGCATCGAGGGCCAGATCCGCGGGCTGCAGCGCCTGGTGGACGAGGACGTGTACTGCATCGACATACTCACCCAGGTCTCCGCGTCCACGAAGGCCCTCCAGTCCTTCGCCCTCCAGCTCCTGGAGGAGCACCTGCGCCACTGCGTGGCGGACGCGGCGGTCAAGGGCGGCACGGAGATCGACGCGAAGGTGGAGGAGGCGACCAAGGCGATCGCCCGGCTGCTGCGCACCTGA